A single genomic interval of Hevea brasiliensis isolate MT/VB/25A 57/8 chromosome 4, ASM3005281v1, whole genome shotgun sequence harbors:
- the LOC131179455 gene encoding uncharacterized protein LOC131179455, producing the protein MDPIKYVFESFVHAKEDSKMAVILSTYDIVYMTRKAVKGKVITDLLAENPMQHYEALDFEFPDEYINEVSSDNKEPNDVWEMYLDGAVNLSGNGIAVVLMSPNGKYFPIAIKLRFNCTNNVAEYEACVIGLQAAIKMKIKKLKVYGDPTLIIYQVKGEWQTKDPKLVPY; encoded by the coding sequence ATGGAcccaatcaagtatgtatttgaaagctttGTTCATGCCAaagaggatagcaaaatggcagtcATACTTTCTacatatgacattgtctacatgactAGAAAGGcagtgaaaggaaaagtgattactgatctcctagcagaaaacccgatGCAgcattatgaagccttggatttcgaATTCCCTGATGAGTATATTAATGAAGTCAGCAGTGATAACAAAGAACCGAAtgacgtatgggaaatgtatctcgatggagcagtcaatttgtcAGGTAATGGGATTGCAGTAGTTTTGATGTCCCCAAATGGAAAATActtcccaatagctatcaagctaaggtTCAACTGCACCAACAATGTTGCAGAATATGAAGCCTGTGTGATAGGTTTACAAGCTGCCATCAAAATGAAGATCAAGAAATTAAAGGTGTATGGAGATCCGaccttgatcatttaccaagttaaaggggaatggcaaactaaagacccaAAACTAGTCCCGTATTAA